A portion of the Streptomyces coeruleoprunus genome contains these proteins:
- a CDS encoding SRPBCC family protein: MDPTHYRFRSLWDLPAPPATVYAVLERLEHYPRWWPQVRDVTRVDDHTAILRFRSRLPYTLTATLTERRRDPAARVLEASLTGDMDGWARWTLTPHGAHRTHALYEQDVHVTRPLLRHLAVPGRPLFLANHALMMRAGRRGLTAHLEAV; this comes from the coding sequence ATGGACCCGACGCACTACCGCTTCCGCAGCCTCTGGGACCTCCCCGCCCCACCCGCCACCGTCTACGCCGTGCTCGAACGGCTGGAGCACTACCCCCGCTGGTGGCCCCAGGTCCGCGACGTCACCCGCGTCGACGACCACACCGCGATCCTCCGCTTCCGCTCCCGCCTCCCCTACACCCTCACCGCCACCCTCACCGAACGCCGCCGCGACCCCGCCGCCCGCGTCCTGGAGGCCTCCCTCACCGGCGACATGGACGGCTGGGCCCGCTGGACCCTCACCCCCCACGGCGCCCACCGCACCCACGCCCTCTACGAACAGGACGTCCACGTCACCCGCCCCCTGCTCCGGCACCTCGCCGTCCCCGGCCGCCCCCTCTTCCTCGCCAACCACGCCCTGATGATGCGCGCGGGGCGGCGGGGACTGACCGCACACCTGGAAGCGGTTTGA
- a CDS encoding 3'-5' exonuclease — translation MTLWYEGPLAAFDTETTGVDVEVDRIVSAAVVVQDAPGGRLRTTRWLVNPGVPVPAGATEVHGLTDDHLQRFGRWPAPVMEEIARLLAEQCAAGRPLVVMNAPFDLTLLDRELRRHRASSLARYLQNVPLCVLDPRVLDKHLDRYRKGRRTLTDLCAHYEVVLDGAHDAAADAAAAMEVVRAVGRRFATRLEQLSVAELHTRQAVWHAAQARGLQEWFARNGTAEAVDPAWPLRPDQPAAAA, via the coding sequence ATGACGCTCTGGTACGAGGGGCCCCTGGCCGCGTTCGATACGGAGACGACCGGAGTCGATGTCGAGGTGGACCGGATCGTGTCGGCCGCCGTGGTGGTGCAGGACGCCCCCGGTGGGCGGCTGCGGACGACGCGGTGGCTGGTGAATCCGGGTGTGCCGGTGCCGGCGGGGGCGACGGAGGTGCACGGTCTGACGGACGATCACCTCCAGCGGTTCGGGCGGTGGCCCGCGCCGGTGATGGAGGAGATAGCCCGGCTGCTGGCGGAGCAGTGTGCGGCGGGGCGTCCGCTGGTGGTGATGAACGCGCCGTTCGATCTGACGCTGCTGGACCGGGAATTGCGTCGCCATCGGGCGTCGTCGCTGGCGCGGTACCTGCAGAACGTGCCGCTGTGCGTGCTGGATCCGCGGGTGCTGGACAAGCATCTGGACCGCTATCGGAAGGGTCGCCGGACACTGACGGACCTGTGCGCGCACTACGAGGTGGTGCTGGACGGGGCGCACGACGCGGCGGCGGACGCGGCGGCGGCGATGGAGGTCGTACGGGCGGTGGGGCGCCGGTTCGCGACGCGGCTGGAGCAGCTGTCGGTGGCGGAGCTGCACACGCGGCAGGCGGTGTGGCACGCGGCACAGGCGCGGGGGTTGCAGGAGTGGTTCGCGCGGAACGGTACGGCGGAGGCGGTGGATCCGGCGTGGCCGCTGCGTCCGGACCAGCCGGCGGCGGCCGCGTGA
- a CDS encoding DUF4365 domain-containing protein — translation MALAAQPEPGRHPDPPLRGALATTACMETLQVGYLHAVAAAAGCTLSQPFPDNGIDWHLSHSAPGHAVDDEVTIKVQLKATYQIPPRPPGAAFSFTLDNDHLVKLARTPVAVHKILVVMLVPRSRDEWLHAGHDRLDLRHCCYWTNLAGHPVTGRRRTTVRIPTTRIFDDRALCEIMTRVGAGGRP, via the coding sequence ATGGCGCTCGCGGCCCAGCCCGAACCCGGAAGGCACCCCGACCCGCCCCTGCGGGGCGCACTCGCCACCACCGCCTGCATGGAGACCCTCCAAGTCGGCTACCTCCACGCCGTCGCGGCCGCCGCCGGATGCACCCTCTCCCAGCCCTTCCCCGACAACGGCATCGACTGGCACCTCAGCCACAGCGCCCCCGGACACGCCGTCGACGACGAGGTCACCATCAAGGTCCAGCTCAAGGCGACCTACCAGATCCCCCCACGACCCCCCGGCGCCGCCTTCTCCTTCACCCTCGACAACGACCACCTGGTGAAGCTCGCCCGCACCCCCGTCGCCGTCCACAAGATCCTCGTCGTCATGCTCGTCCCCCGCAGCCGCGACGAATGGCTCCACGCCGGACACGACCGACTCGACCTGCGCCACTGCTGCTACTGGACCAACCTCGCCGGACACCCCGTCACCGGCAGACGGCGCACGACCGTCCGCATACCCACCACACGGATCTTCGACGACCGGGCCCTCTGCGAGATCATGACCCGCGTCGGGGCGGGAGGGAGACCCTGA
- a CDS encoding SCO7613 C-terminal domain-containing membrane protein: protein MGNVPSPAEELVILDRELAQLDARRAVLLTRRAWLVRVLQEQPGAPAPAGWPVRAAEASPRGVRNALLTLGGVLLVIAALAFTLVSWGHMGIGGRAAVLTAVTVAALAAPVALLRRELAATAETVAALGFALMVMDALALHLLGPVPMGAVAYSAVVSAVLCAVWAGYGVLLRGLRMPLPVAVVAGQLPLPLWAVASAGEGLAVGWALLVTAAVDVAVALRVRPVRVAAWAAAGVSGGCAVLVGAAWSVTAGGVAPAALLAAGAVLALVTAWRVTGAGAVCCASVAGLVAVAAGGGLLRGVLPVAWVFPGYVACGVALAAVPLAARVLPGGIRRGLAWASAGVLGLGLLVAVPPVLVALAGRVPETVWSGEAPTRVGVVWPAVAVLAAVGAVLGVASVTPASVAPAGAAGRSAGVGSGEPGEAGAAAVAAGTGAAAGTGAATGAGGPGAVAPGRPVPADVLPAVAVAARCGALGLGWLVAMAVPVVARWPYGVLVAVQLLVTALVLAVAVRPARAVAGLRAASGAVPAVAAAAFGCGVASAATVTVLGLATKAATLVVLAALTVLFAGAGVVARGVLRAPAACLAVVAAAGFVGAGGAAAGWPSHGVALALLVVPAGTAALGAWLRRHPVAVPVEWTGAAAGPVAVGLAVHRPVVLALVLGLGGVIAAGTAVRPERRPVAGYAAAVLFVAAAWVRLAVWGVTAPEAYALPVAVPALVVGVVRRRRDASAGSWTAYGPGLAAGLVPSLLAAWGDAGWLRPLLLGGVALGVTLVGARLRLRAPLVLGGVVLALVALHELAPYVVQVMGVLPRWVPPALGGVLLLAVGATYEQRLRDVRRLRDAVGRMR from the coding sequence ATGGGAAACGTTCCGTCGCCGGCCGAAGAGCTGGTGATCCTCGATCGTGAGCTGGCGCAACTCGACGCGCGCAGGGCGGTGTTGCTGACGCGCCGGGCGTGGCTGGTGCGGGTACTCCAGGAGCAGCCGGGCGCTCCGGCTCCGGCCGGTTGGCCGGTACGGGCGGCGGAGGCTTCGCCGCGGGGTGTGCGCAATGCGCTGCTGACGCTGGGCGGGGTGCTGCTGGTGATCGCGGCGCTGGCGTTCACGCTGGTCAGCTGGGGTCATATGGGTATCGGCGGGCGTGCGGCGGTGCTGACGGCGGTGACGGTGGCGGCGCTGGCCGCGCCGGTGGCGCTGCTGCGGCGCGAGCTGGCCGCCACGGCCGAGACGGTGGCGGCGCTGGGTTTCGCGCTGATGGTCATGGACGCGCTGGCCCTGCATCTGCTGGGTCCGGTGCCGATGGGTGCCGTCGCGTACTCGGCGGTGGTGTCGGCGGTGCTGTGTGCGGTGTGGGCCGGGTACGGCGTGCTGCTGCGCGGGCTGCGGATGCCGCTGCCGGTGGCGGTGGTGGCCGGGCAGCTGCCGTTGCCGCTGTGGGCGGTGGCGTCGGCTGGCGAGGGGCTGGCCGTGGGGTGGGCGCTGCTGGTGACGGCGGCCGTGGACGTGGCGGTGGCGCTGCGGGTGCGGCCGGTGCGGGTCGCGGCGTGGGCGGCCGCGGGTGTGTCGGGCGGCTGTGCGGTGCTGGTGGGTGCGGCGTGGTCGGTGACGGCCGGGGGTGTCGCTCCGGCGGCGCTGCTGGCGGCCGGTGCGGTGCTGGCGCTGGTGACGGCGTGGCGGGTGACGGGTGCGGGTGCGGTGTGCTGCGCGTCGGTGGCCGGGCTGGTGGCGGTGGCCGCCGGGGGCGGGTTGCTGCGCGGGGTGCTGCCGGTGGCGTGGGTGTTCCCGGGGTACGTGGCGTGCGGTGTGGCTCTGGCGGCGGTGCCGCTGGCGGCGCGGGTCCTGCCGGGCGGGATACGGCGCGGCCTGGCGTGGGCGTCGGCCGGGGTCCTGGGTCTCGGCCTGCTGGTGGCGGTTCCGCCGGTGCTCGTGGCCCTGGCGGGCCGGGTGCCCGAGACCGTCTGGTCCGGCGAGGCGCCCACCCGGGTGGGCGTGGTGTGGCCGGCCGTGGCGGTGCTGGCGGCGGTCGGGGCGGTCCTGGGGGTGGCGTCGGTGACGCCGGCCTCGGTGGCGCCGGCGGGGGCGGCCGGCAGGTCGGCCGGGGTCGGGTCCGGGGAGCCGGGTGAAGCAGGGGCGGCGGCCGTGGCGGCCGGGACCGGAGCGGCGGCGGGTACCGGTGCGGCCACCGGGGCCGGAGGACCGGGGGCGGTCGCGCCCGGCCGGCCCGTGCCGGCCGACGTGCTGCCGGCTGTCGCCGTGGCGGCGCGGTGCGGGGCGCTGGGGCTGGGCTGGCTGGTCGCGATGGCCGTGCCCGTGGTGGCGCGGTGGCCGTACGGGGTGCTGGTGGCGGTCCAGCTGCTGGTGACCGCGCTGGTGCTGGCCGTGGCGGTGCGGCCGGCGCGTGCCGTGGCGGGTCTGCGGGCGGCGTCCGGGGCGGTCCCGGCCGTGGCGGCGGCCGCGTTCGGCTGCGGGGTGGCGTCGGCCGCGACGGTGACCGTGCTGGGGCTGGCCACCAAGGCGGCCACGCTGGTGGTGCTGGCTGCGCTGACCGTGCTGTTCGCGGGCGCGGGCGTCGTGGCGCGGGGTGTGCTGCGGGCTCCGGCGGCGTGTCTGGCGGTCGTGGCGGCGGCCGGGTTCGTGGGTGCGGGAGGCGCGGCGGCGGGGTGGCCGTCCCACGGGGTGGCGCTCGCCCTGCTGGTGGTGCCGGCGGGTACGGCGGCGCTCGGTGCGTGGCTGCGGCGGCATCCGGTGGCGGTGCCGGTGGAGTGGACGGGCGCGGCGGCCGGTCCGGTGGCGGTCGGCCTCGCGGTGCACCGGCCGGTGGTGCTGGCGCTGGTGCTGGGCCTGGGCGGGGTGATCGCGGCGGGCACGGCGGTGCGGCCGGAGCGGCGGCCGGTGGCCGGGTACGCGGCGGCGGTGCTGTTCGTGGCCGCGGCGTGGGTGCGGCTCGCGGTGTGGGGCGTGACGGCGCCGGAGGCGTACGCGTTGCCGGTGGCGGTGCCCGCGCTGGTGGTGGGCGTGGTGCGTCGGCGGCGGGACGCGTCGGCGGGGTCGTGGACGGCGTACGGCCCGGGTCTGGCGGCGGGTCTGGTGCCGAGCCTGTTGGCGGCCTGGGGCGACGCGGGCTGGCTGCGGCCGCTGCTGCTGGGCGGGGTGGCGCTGGGCGTGACGCTGGTGGGTGCGCGGCTGCGGCTGCGGGCGCCGTTGGTGCTCGGCGGTGTGGTGCTGGCGCTGGTCGCGCTGCACGAGCTGGCGCCGTACGTGGTGCAGGTGATGGGCGTGCTGCCGCGGTGGGTGCCGCCGGCGCTGGGGGGCGTGCTGCTGCTGGCGGTGGGGGCGACGTACGAGCAGCGGCTGCGTGATGTGCGGCGGCTGCGGGACGCGGTGGGCCGGATGCGGTGA